The following proteins are co-located in the Pseudomonas cavernae genome:
- a CDS encoding alpha/beta fold hydrolase: MSASSLPLTPPLAAGFARLGFGALPLERLKARYANAESGSRFIELDGFNIHYRDEGSRDKPALVLIHGVVASLHTWDGWVQAFAPHYRIIRFDVPGFGLTGPARDGQYSGERMVRIFELLLDYLGVDKAVVAGNSLGGYIAWNFALAQPQRVAKLILIDPAGYEMKKVPWMIASAALPGATLAMPLWMPRALIAQGIKEVYGEPGRIKPGVVDRYYDLSRRPGNRRAMMDIFRVLLKVNREELHSTAQRVAKLKMPTLLMWGDRDRWISPKHVPLWQRDVPGLQVKTYPGVGHIPMEEIPEQSAADAMRFLQG; encoded by the coding sequence ATGTCTGCTTCCAGCCTTCCCCTGACGCCGCCGCTGGCGGCCGGTTTCGCTCGCCTGGGCTTCGGCGCCTTGCCGCTCGAGCGGCTGAAGGCGCGCTACGCCAATGCCGAGAGCGGCTCGCGCTTCATCGAACTGGACGGCTTCAACATCCACTACCGCGACGAAGGCAGCCGCGACAAGCCGGCACTGGTGCTGATCCACGGCGTGGTGGCCTCGCTGCACACCTGGGACGGCTGGGTGCAGGCCTTCGCCCCGCACTACCGGATCATCCGTTTCGACGTGCCCGGCTTCGGCCTCACCGGCCCGGCGCGCGACGGCCAGTACAGCGGCGAGCGCATGGTGCGGATCTTCGAGCTGCTGCTCGACTATCTGGGGGTGGACAAGGCGGTGGTGGCCGGCAACTCGCTGGGCGGTTACATCGCCTGGAACTTCGCCCTGGCCCAGCCGCAGCGGGTGGCCAAGCTGATTCTCATCGATCCGGCCGGCTACGAAATGAAGAAGGTGCCGTGGATGATCGCCTCCGCCGCCTTGCCCGGCGCGACCCTGGCGATGCCGCTGTGGATGCCGCGCGCGCTGATCGCCCAGGGCATCAAGGAAGTCTATGGCGAGCCGGGGCGAATCAAGCCCGGGGTGGTCGATCGCTACTACGACCTCAGCCGTCGGCCCGGCAATCGGCGGGCGATGATGGATATCTTCCGCGTGCTGCTCAAGGTCAACCGCGAGGAGCTGCACAGCACCGCGCAACGGGTGGCCAAGCTCAAGATGCCGACCCTGCTGATGTGGGGCGACCGCGACCGCTGGATTTCACCCAAGCACGTGCCGCTGTGGCAGCGCGATGTGCCGGGCCTGCAGGTCAAGACCTACCCGGGTGTCGGCCATATCCCCATGGAAGAGATTCCCGAGCAGAGCGCGGCGGACGCCATGCGTTTCCTCCAGGGCTGA
- the cls gene encoding cardiolipin synthase: protein MNLLRLPSLARVALVLGLVLLAACSSLPTIVPDMAHRPARPVQIDGARGPLSAAHSKAILERLEASGKETNIFDLHLAIEEAVVGSPLTAGNQVELLQDGPRTYQAMFAAIDAARDHINMETYILEDDEVGQRFAATLIAKQQAGVQVNLIHDSVGTLGTPPKFFTRLRDAGIQVLEFNPVNPLTAKAGWEVNQRDHRKLLVVDGRIAFLGGINISSVYSGGSFKRPTPVRPGGQLPWRDTHLRLEGPVVAELQKLFIGTWAKQKGPALTPRHYFPPAERKGHEVVRAIGSSPDEPYSLIYATLISALRSAQTEIWLTNAYFVPDQQLLEALKDAVARGVDVKLVLPSSTDSWLVFHAGRAHYTELLQAGVKLYERRDALLHVKTAVIDGVWSTVGSTNLDWRSFLHNQEVNVVVLGSGFGDKMRAAFQADLAQSNPISLASWQRRSLAVRAKELFGRLWEYWL, encoded by the coding sequence ATGAATCTGCTGCGCTTGCCATCTCTTGCGCGTGTTGCGCTGGTGCTGGGCCTGGTGCTACTCGCCGCTTGCAGTTCGTTGCCGACCATAGTGCCGGACATGGCGCACCGCCCAGCCAGGCCGGTGCAGATCGATGGCGCCCGCGGGCCGCTGTCGGCCGCGCACAGCAAGGCGATCCTCGAGCGGCTCGAGGCCAGCGGTAAGGAGACCAACATCTTCGACCTGCACCTGGCGATCGAGGAAGCCGTGGTCGGCAGTCCACTGACCGCTGGCAACCAGGTCGAGCTGCTGCAGGACGGCCCGCGCACCTACCAAGCGATGTTCGCCGCGATCGACGCCGCGCGCGACCACATCAACATGGAAACCTACATCCTCGAAGACGACGAAGTCGGCCAGCGCTTCGCCGCGACGCTGATCGCCAAGCAGCAGGCCGGCGTGCAGGTCAACCTGATCCATGACAGCGTCGGCACCCTCGGCACGCCGCCCAAGTTTTTCACCCGCCTGCGCGACGCCGGCATCCAGGTGCTGGAGTTCAACCCGGTCAATCCACTGACCGCCAAGGCCGGCTGGGAGGTGAACCAGCGCGACCACCGCAAGCTGTTGGTGGTCGATGGACGCATCGCCTTCCTCGGCGGCATCAACATCAGCAGCGTGTATTCCGGCGGCTCGTTCAAGCGGCCCACGCCAGTGCGGCCCGGTGGTCAGCTGCCCTGGCGCGACACCCATTTGCGGCTCGAAGGGCCGGTGGTCGCTGAGTTGCAGAAGCTGTTCATCGGCACCTGGGCCAAGCAGAAAGGCCCGGCGTTGACGCCCCGCCACTACTTCCCGCCGGCCGAGCGCAAGGGCCACGAGGTGGTGCGCGCCATCGGCAGCTCGCCGGACGAACCCTACAGCCTGATCTACGCCACGCTGATCTCGGCCCTGCGCAGCGCACAAACCGAGATTTGGCTGACCAACGCCTACTTCGTGCCCGACCAGCAGCTGCTGGAAGCGCTCAAGGACGCGGTGGCGCGCGGCGTCGACGTGAAACTGGTGCTGCCCAGCAGCACCGATTCCTGGCTGGTATTCCACGCCGGCCGCGCCCACTACACCGAACTGCTGCAGGCCGGGGTCAAGCTGTACGAGCGCCGCGATGCCTTGCTGCATGTGAAGACCGCGGTGATCGACGGGGTGTGGTCCACGGTCGGCTCGACCAACCTCGACTGGCGCAGCTTTCTGCACAACCAGGAGGTCAATGTCGTGGTGCTCGGCAGCGGCTTCGGCGACAAGATGCGCGCGGCGTTCCAGGCCGACCTGGCGCAATCGAACCCGATCAGCCTGGCAAGCTGGCAGCGCCGCTCGCTCGCGGTGCGCGCCAAGGAGTTGTTCGGCCGCCTCTGGGAGTACTGGCTGTGA